Proteins encoded within one genomic window of Chitinophaga parva:
- the nth gene encoding endonuclease III, with amino-acid sequence MTKKERFDFVIRWFEQHVPDAETELVYDNPYELLVAVILSAQCTDKRVNMTTPAIFQRYPTVEKLATATFDELFPLIRSISYPNNKTKHLIGMAEKVVHDFHGEIPHTVPELITLPGVGRKTANVITSVIDHQPNMAVDTHVFRVSARIGLTTGAKTPLQTEMQLLKYIPEDKVHIAHHWIILHGRYICVARNPRCGECGLRPACKYYNTVVKKELEARQLPLLPSHVMPAAKAKPKKAAGKETTAAKKAATPKKAAVKPKKTK; translated from the coding sequence ATGACTAAAAAAGAGCGCTTCGACTTCGTGATCCGCTGGTTTGAACAGCATGTCCCGGATGCCGAAACAGAACTGGTTTACGACAATCCCTACGAGCTGCTGGTGGCTGTGATCCTATCGGCCCAGTGTACGGACAAGCGGGTGAATATGACCACCCCGGCCATTTTCCAGCGCTACCCCACGGTAGAGAAACTGGCCACTGCCACGTTTGATGAGCTCTTCCCGCTGATCCGCAGCATTTCTTACCCGAATAATAAAACAAAACACCTGATCGGCATGGCGGAGAAGGTGGTGCATGACTTTCATGGGGAAATACCACACACCGTGCCGGAGCTCATTACGCTGCCGGGCGTAGGCCGCAAGACGGCCAATGTGATTACCTCCGTGATAGACCACCAGCCCAACATGGCCGTGGATACCCACGTATTCCGCGTATCGGCCCGCATAGGACTTACCACCGGTGCCAAAACACCGCTGCAAACGGAAATGCAGCTGCTCAAATACATCCCGGAAGACAAGGTGCATATTGCCCACCACTGGATCATATTGCATGGCCGCTACATTTGTGTGGCCCGCAATCCCAGGTGCGGGGAGTGTGGCCTGCGGCCGGCCTGCAAATACTACAACACGGTTGTAAAAAAAGAACTGGAAGCACGGCAACTGCCGCTGCTCCCGTCGCACGTGATGCCTGCGGCAAAAGCGAAACCAAAGAAAGCCGCCGGAAAGGAAACCACTGCTGCAAAGAAAGCGGCCACGCCCAAAAAAGCGGCTGTGAAACCAAAGAAAACAAAATAG
- a CDS encoding FtsB family cell division protein: MEEQLQDPLENHDEIIDGSNKRPKFSIPAWARNKYVVTATAFVLWIAFFDDHNLLYSIHLSREVGKRVARRESLTQQIAQTRKEQEELLGTPDALEKFAREKYLFKKDNEDEFIIKEKE, from the coding sequence ATGGAAGAGCAGCTGCAGGATCCACTGGAAAACCATGACGAGATCATTGACGGAAGCAATAAACGTCCGAAGTTCAGCATCCCTGCCTGGGCCCGTAATAAGTACGTGGTTACGGCTACGGCTTTTGTGCTCTGGATAGCTTTCTTTGACGATCATAACCTGCTGTACAGCATTCATTTATCACGGGAAGTGGGCAAGCGCGTGGCCCGCCGGGAAAGCCTGACACAACAGATAGCGCAAACCCGGAAAGAACAGGAAGAACTGCTGGGCACCCCGGATGCTCTGGAGAAATTTGCCCGGGAGAAGTACCTTTTCAAAAAAGACAACGAAGACGAATTCATTATCAAGGAGAAAGAGTAA
- a CDS encoding nucleoside permease, which yields MKAATRLQLMLMMFLEFFIWGAWFVTMGTFVLKNLQNTNDGHVGQAYLCQSFGAIIAPFIIGLIADRYIAAQIIMGVLHLLGAATLWYCSTLTDFSAFYPLIVLYMVLYMPTLALVNTVSFNQMKNPSKEFPPIRTMGTLGWIVAGVLIGWLAWESNHKLDLTFKMAAGASLVLGLLSFTLPNTPPGKRGQKVTVGDIIGLDALKLLANKSYLIFFLASIAICVPLSFYYNFTNPFLNEIGMKAAAGKMALGQVSELLFMVIMPLLFVRLGVKKMLAVGMAAWVLRYIFFAYGNVDAGYWMLIGGIVLHGVCYDFFFVTGQIYTDNLAGPQFKSAAQGMITLATYGVGMLIGSYMSGPIVNSYKTGADTHNWTSVWLIPAGIAVVVLLLFVLLFKDRNAIKQEDLATAAAAH from the coding sequence ATGAAAGCAGCCACCCGACTACAGCTGATGTTGATGATGTTCCTGGAGTTCTTTATCTGGGGCGCCTGGTTCGTTACCATGGGAACCTTTGTATTGAAAAACTTACAGAACACTAACGACGGTCACGTAGGGCAAGCCTATCTCTGCCAGTCATTTGGTGCCATCATTGCACCGTTTATCATTGGTCTGATCGCAGACCGTTACATCGCCGCACAGATCATTATGGGCGTGCTGCACCTGCTGGGCGCTGCCACCCTGTGGTACTGCTCCACCCTTACAGACTTTTCCGCATTTTACCCGCTCATTGTGCTGTACATGGTATTGTACATGCCCACCCTGGCACTGGTGAATACCGTTTCCTTCAACCAGATGAAAAATCCCAGCAAAGAGTTTCCGCCCATCCGTACCATGGGCACCCTGGGCTGGATCGTGGCCGGTGTGCTGATCGGCTGGCTGGCATGGGAATCCAATCATAAACTGGACCTTACCTTCAAAATGGCTGCCGGTGCATCCCTGGTACTGGGCCTCCTGAGCTTTACCCTGCCCAATACCCCCCCGGGCAAAAGAGGCCAGAAAGTGACCGTGGGCGATATCATTGGCCTAGATGCACTGAAACTGCTGGCCAATAAATCTTACCTGATCTTCTTCCTGGCATCTATCGCCATCTGCGTGCCGCTGTCATTCTACTACAACTTCACCAATCCTTTCCTGAACGAGATCGGCATGAAGGCTGCTGCCGGGAAAATGGCCCTGGGACAGGTTTCTGAGCTGCTGTTCATGGTGATCATGCCCCTGCTTTTTGTAAGACTGGGCGTGAAAAAAATGCTGGCTGTAGGTATGGCCGCATGGGTGCTCCGCTACATTTTCTTTGCTTATGGTAATGTGGATGCGGGTTACTGGATGCTCATCGGTGGCATTGTGCTGCATGGTGTATGCTACGACTTCTTCTTCGTAACAGGACAGATCTATACCGACAACCTGGCCGGCCCGCAATTCAAGAGCGCTGCGCAGGGTATGATCACGCTGGCTACTTATGGCGTGGGCATGCTGATCGGCTCTTACATGTCCGGCCCTATTGTAAACAGCTACAAGACCGGTGCAGATACCCACAACTGGACGTCTGTATGGCTGATCCCTGCCGGCATTGCCGTAGTGGTGCTCCTGCTGTTCGTCCTGCTGTTTAAAGACCGCAACGCTATCAAACAGGAAGACCTGGCTACAGCTGCCGCGGCCCACTAA